In a genomic window of uncultured Campylobacter sp.:
- a CDS encoding flagellar basal body rod modification protein, whose product MANGLETNNFTVNNQAAKKSADALQKAAGTNPNAQLDKDAFMKLLLTELQYQDPTSPMDTEKMLTQTSQLASLEMQENTNKMMQKLADQLKNSTNMYAVGVLGKMAKIGDSGVVKEEGSGVKFAGFLESAAKGGTINIKDGTGKLVRKLEFGQASAGANTFEWDGKDSAGNDVRAGSYTVEISYTDAAGNVKNGGVGNYLVEGVKFIDGIAQVKVGGQYVSIDKVKEFTEPKKG is encoded by the coding sequence ATGGCAAACGGACTAGAAACCAATAACTTCACGGTAAACAACCAAGCCGCTAAAAAATCGGCGGACGCCCTACAAAAGGCCGCAGGCACCAATCCAAACGCCCAGCTAGACAAGGACGCTTTTATGAAACTTCTTTTAACCGAGCTTCAGTATCAAGACCCGACAAGCCCGATGGATACGGAAAAAATGCTAACTCAAACCAGTCAGCTAGCTTCGCTTGAAATGCAAGAAAATACGAACAAAATGATGCAAAAGCTAGCCGATCAGTTAAAAAATAGCACTAATATGTACGCCGTCGGAGTGCTAGGCAAGATGGCTAAAATCGGCGACAGCGGCGTTGTAAAAGAAGAAGGCTCGGGCGTCAAATTTGCGGGATTTTTAGAAAGCGCGGCAAAAGGCGGTACGATAAATATCAAAGACGGCACCGGCAAACTCGTAAGAAAGCTGGAATTTGGCCAAGCTAGCGCCGGAGCCAATACCTTCGAGTGGGACGGCAAGGATAGCGCGGGCAACGATGTCAGAGCCGGCTCATACACGGTCGAGATCAGCTACACCGATGCGGCGGGCAACGTCAAAAACGGCGGCGTAGGAAACTATCTCGTAGAAGGCGTCAAATTTATCGACGGTATCGCGCAAGT